The following coding sequences are from one Amyelois transitella isolate CPQ chromosome 23, ilAmyTran1.1, whole genome shotgun sequence window:
- the LOC106130631 gene encoding gastrula zinc finger protein XlCGF17.1-like yields the protein MASAYFKVKMLRKKKKKIAESKKQTTATAENTCRICLKEGKIPIYTDNGPSDVSEAIRTFGDIQISENDEFPKYLCEQCQSLLQGAISFRKSAKNADSVLRQGFLDPPDLRAESEVSDISNENILNDDNILKKYNCKLCKLEFETRNELTIHKSSKQHKRVRIQCQICYRLFTATLFNRHLLRHQTATHLVCDVCGKLYRKDNLVRHLQLHSYELPFKCQVCPYRGRFLESLKIHRRTHTGDKPFSCDKCDLRFLTRSNLNRHLLTHKKEKPHKCVECGRSFYTKRDLDVHFKADHAGIKDFGCKMCRNKYGTKKALMRHELTVHKRNKMAKGRMPLYLQAEYKNSNDDLYYNKIT from the coding sequence ATGGCTTCGGCATATTTTAAGGTGAAAATGTTacgaaagaagaaaaagaagatcGCTGAATCGAAAAAGCAAACAACTGCTACAGCTGAAAACACCTGTCgaatttgtttaaaagaaGGTAAAATACCGATTTATACAGACAATGGCCCTTCGGATGTGTCCGAAGCTATTAGAACTTTTGGCGATATTCAAATAAGTGAAAACGATGAGTTTCCTAAATATCTATGTGAGCAATGCCAATCGCTTCTACAAGGTGCAATATCATTTCGAAAATCTGCAAAAAACGCTGATTCGGTACTTCGTCAAGGTTTTTTAGATCCACCCGATCTACGAGCTGAGTCCGAAGTGAGTGATATATCTaatgaaaacattttgaatgatgacaatattttaaaaaagtataattgcAAATTGTGTAAATTAGAGTTTGAAACACGGAATGAGTTAACGATTCACAAGAGTTCAAAGCAGCACAAACGAGTACGAATCCAATGTCAAATTTGTTACAGATTATTCACTGCCACATTGTTTAATAGGCACTTGCTCAGGCACCAGACTGCGACGCATTTGGTTTGCGATGTCTGCGGTAAGCTTTACCGGAAAGATAATTTAGTCCGGCACTTGCAGTTACACTCTTACGAACTCCCATTCAAATGCCAGGTGTGTCCGTACAGGGGAAGGTTTTTGGAGTCCTTGAAAATACACAGAAGGACACATACAGGTGATAAACCATTTAGTTGTGATAAGTGCGACCTTCGGTTTTTAACCAGAAGTAATTTGAATAGACATTTATTGACCCATAAGAAGGAGAAACCACATAAATGTGTCGAATGTGGACGAAGTTTTTATACCAAACGTGACTTGGATGTACATTTTAAGGCTGATCACGCAGGGATTAAAGATTTTGGATGTAAAATGTGTAGGAACAAGTATGGCACAAAGAAAGCGCTAATGAGGCACGAATTGACGGTgcacaaaagaaataaaatggcAAAAGGACGAATGCCGCTATATTTGCAGGCTGAATACAAGAATTCCAATGACGacctttattataataaaataacataa
- the LOC106130781 gene encoding transmembrane protein 80: MVNASLAYEILMYINSFYFGLFATCELGTLVLKSAIITSVYEVQKDPTKIGQDYGVLLGLFVVEAARLILGRRGSLSEKDAPVLISVVLTIPSILGVLYLLIWQVVVLRIEYIWCTLMLAIQSLELVFASMFVVTMCKGPSYA, translated from the exons ATGGTTAACGCGAGCTTAGCATATGAAATACTGATgtatataaattcattttatttcggTCTCTTTGCCACTTGTGAACTTGGCACATTAGTTCTGAAATCAGCTATCATAACAAGTGTTTACGAAGTACAAAAGGATCCTACGAAAATCGGGCAAGACTATGGTGTTTTGTTAGGGCTCTTCGTCGTTGAAGCGGCTCGACTTATACTGGGTCGCAGGGGCAGTTTAAGTGAGAAAG ATGCACCAGTGTTAATATCTGTGGTGCTGACAATTCCTTCAATACTCGGCGTTCTGTACCTCCTGATCTGGCAGGTGGTGGTTCTTCGTATTGAGTACATTTGGTGCACTCTCATGCTTGCCATACAGTCGTTGGAGTTGGTATTTGCATCCATGTTTGTAGTCACAATGTGCAAGGGACCATCATATgcttga
- the LOC106130780 gene encoding zinc finger protein 93, producing MVTAYYMIQMAKNKTNTSIYEYYGDFLKYSTTIKDMHTKCRVCLKLGTVPIFEETSEISEALQCFGDIKVSQDDDLPKLLCETCSEFVKVAILFKNSAKRSDEILRKSIKEEQRDSDHDYDDKNISFETKISEDLPNKELEASDDTKTSKKKVKAAVKVTCHICSKVINQSYYKEHITMHDPNHKKYVCDICGKSFRLRCAYHNHSLRHSEDFPYKCNMCPYKGRYKELLKTHMKTHTGDYRYMCTECPARFLFKSNLNSHMLKHKEPQFKCDSCKRAFRTKLLLERHFEADHLGIKSHLCNICGKAFGYRNAMMKHQRHVHKREKFLNGRMPAYLVAQNEDGITK from the coding sequence ATGGTGACTGCATATTACATGATACAAATGgcgaaaaacaaaacaaacacatcAATATATGAATATTACGGGGATTTTCTCAAATATTCAACTACAATCAAGGATATGCACACCAAATGCCGCGTTTGCTTGAAATTAGGGACCGTACCTATATTTGAAGAAACTTCAGAGATTTCCGAAGCCTTACAATGCTTCGGAGACATTAAAGTAAGTCAAGATGATGACCTCCCAAAACTGCTGTGTGAGACTTGTAGCGAGTTCGTTAAAGTTgcaatattattcaaaaactCCGCAAAACGTTCTGATGAAATACTACGCAAATCTATCAAAGAAGAACAAAGAGATTCCGACCATGATTACGACGACAAAAATATTAGCTTCGAAACGAAAATATCCGAAGATTTACCTAACAAAGAGTTGGAAGCTAGTGATGACACAAAAACTAGCAAGAAAAAGGTGAAAGCTGCAGTCAAAGTAACATGCCACATCTGTAGTAAAGTTATAAACCAGTCATATTACAAAGAGCACATAACTATGCACGATccaaatcataaaaaatatgtttgcgACATATGCGGCAAATCGTTCCGCTTGCGATGTGCCTATCACAACCACAGTCTGAGGCACAGTGAGGATTTCCCTTATAAGTGCAATATGTGTCCATATAAAGGGAGATATAAGGAGCTATTAAAAACTCACATGAAAACACATACTGGTGACTACAGGTATATGTGCACAGAATGCCCAgctagatttttatttaagagtaATTTGAACAGTCACATGTTAAAACACAAGGAACCACAGTTCAAATGTGATTCTTGTAAGAGAGCATTCCGTACTAAGCTTTTGTTGGAGCGGCATTTTGAAGCAGACCATTTGGGAATCAAAAGTCATCTATGCAACATTTGTGGGAAAGCATTTGGTTACAGGAACGCTATGATGAAACATCAAAGACATGTCCATAAAAGAGAGAAATTCTTAAATGGGCGAATGCCAGCATATTTAGTGGCGCAGAATGAAGATGGtattactaaataa